Proteins encoded within one genomic window of Triticum aestivum cultivar Chinese Spring chromosome 2D, IWGSC CS RefSeq v2.1, whole genome shotgun sequence:
- the LOC123054116 gene encoding histone H1-like, translating to MPALAKPAAAAPKPKPSAAKPKKAAAGPAHPAYFEMIKEAIAALKDRTGSSSVAIAKYIEEKHGKSLPANFKKMLSVQLRASAAKGKLVKVKASYKLSDAAKKDAPKPKAKPAAPKAAAKPAKDGAKAKKKASAKPKKAAAGTKRKAPEKKTLVAKAKKSPAAKAKAKPKTVRSPAAKKGRKVAAA from the exons ATGCCTGCCCTCGCCAAGCCCGCCGCCGCGGCACCGAAGCCGAAGCCCTCCGCCGCCAAGCCGAAGAAggccgccgccggccccgcccaCCCGGCCTACTTCGAG ATGATCAAGGAGGCGATCGCGGCGCTCAAGGACAGGACCGGGTCCAGCTCGGTCGCCATCGCCAAGTACATCGAGGAGAAGCACGGCAAGTCTCTCCCGGCCAACTTCAAGAAGATGCTCTCCGTCCAGCTCCGCGCCTCCGCCGCCAAGGGCAAGCTCGTCAAGGTCAAGGCCTCCTACAAGCTCTCCGACGCCGCCAAGAAGGACGCGCCCAAGCCCAAGGCCAAGCCCGCAGCCCCCAAGGCTGCGGCGAAGCCCGCAAAGGACGGCgccaaggccaagaagaaggcgtCCGCGAAGCCCAAGAAGGCCGCCGCCGGCACGAAGcgcaaggcgccggagaagaagacgCTGGTCGCCAAGGCCAAGAAGTCGCCCGCGGCCAAGGCCAAGGCAAAGCCGAAGACCGTCCGCTCCCCGGCCGCCAAGAAGGGCCGCAAGGTCGCCGCCGCTTGA